The genomic DNA TCTGATTCCATGCTTCTAATTCAAGGTCATACTCAAAACCAAGTTCAGTGGTTGGGATGGTTAGTACTGTCATCTATTTAACTTCCTCAGTCAGGTTCTCAGGACACCAATCAGATAAATTCTCATCCTCTGATTCATCTCATCAATCTTCATCATATTCCCAGTCTTCTTCAAAGTTATCGTCAAATTCAGAAGCTTCGTCATCATCAAGAAATGCATGTTCATCTTCATCGTTCTCACTGAAAGCTGCACCAAATGATTTGATTGCCAACCAACTGAACAAACAACCTAAAAGCCAGTCTTCATCTTCATCGTTCCCAAAAAATGATTCGATTGCCAGCCAACTGAACAAACCACCTAAAAATAAATAAACAATAAACATCACTATCTCCTACTTACGCTTTGCTTTTTTTGCTAGTTTACGCTTATTCTTCACTTTCTCAGCCGAGTGGGTGTAATGTGAAGTGCTCCCCTAGCTCATGACAGCAAGTTCAACAAATAACCGTATCTTCGCCATACTCGATTGAGTCTGTAAAATAGTAACGCTTAGCTAAAACGGCTTGTTTATATAGCTCCCCCGAACCCTCTTTTAGAAAAGCGAAGTTATCTTTATTTCCATGATCAAAGTGTGGTTGTGGTTGCATTTTTGCGCTCTTAATTACGGTCTATGAACGTTATACTAAATAGACAGGCGACAATTATTATCGCTTATGATGTTTATTTTTCATCAAGAGGAAAATATGAGTAAGCAGATACTGAGATATCAAAAAATACTAGAGTCCATACCTTGCTATCCAGATTCTATATCTAGCTTAGAGTTACGAGATACGTTGATTTCCTATGGGTTGTTAGCGACTGATACGGATGATAAAAGCCAACTTCGAACTGTTCAACGCTATATTAATAAGGTCGTTGAAGATAACACCAGCATTGAAACTGAAGATGATTGTCGCCCATATCGCTACCAAATAGCTCAGGGACATCGTCATCCCATTAAGCCTGATGGGATGTCCTCCGTTGTATCATTACAAGTCATTGAGAAAGAGATTAAGTCGATGCTACCGCCAACGTTGCGCTCTGATGTCGATGCTATATTTTCTTCACTAAAGCAAGAAGACACCAAGCAAACAAAACTATGGAGTGAACGATTTTGCTATTTCCAACAAGAGCTACCGTTAGAAGCTCCACACGTAGGTAACGAGTTTTTTAAGCAGATTGAACAAGCGCTCCTCAATAGAAAAGATATCGAGTTCTGCTATCAAAAACGTGGAGCAACAGAACCAAAAGCTTATGAATTAACCCCACTAGGTCTCTTTCTTCACGGTAACAGCTTTTACCTGATAGGCATGACTCCAAACCAACCGAATAACATTCGCACCTATGCCCTGCATCGGATACACACATTAAAGGTTGGTTTTAGTAGTCACAACACTTTGGATAAGTTTAACGTCAAAGAATATGTAGAAAAAAACGCTCGTCACTTCTCTGGAGGAAACATGCAAACTGTCATACTGAAGATAGATAACCTAAATGGTTTACACCTTATTGAAGAAACTCGGCTGTCGCCCACCCAAAAAATAATCGACCAAGATGAAAAGTACACGACTGTTGAAACTGAGGTTCGCGACAGTCTGACCTTTGAATGGTGGCTGATGAAGAATGCCAATATTGTGGAGGTTATTTCTCCTATCCCGTTACGAAACAAAATTATACAAACTCTGCATGCTAGCTTAAGGTTTTACGGTCAGAGTTAGTCGTCAATGTCTATCGTTTGGGTATACCTGTTAAATAGAACGTACACTTTCTCTGGAGTTATTTAGTTATCAAGCCTTTACATTGCCCAATACTTATCAATCCAGAATGTGAATAATTACCTATAGTGTCAATTAGAGGTAATGATTTATCATTAGTGTCGTGAAATAAAATTACCCCTCTTCTTTTTAATAGCATCAATGATATAACGCGATCAGAAACTAAGTTTGAAGTCATACTTTTATGCCAGTCTTGACTATCTATATTCCACAGAACAATAGGGATATCAAGAGCTTGTAATTCCAAAGATGTTTTTTTACTCCTCATACCATAAGGAGGTCTAAATGCATGTTTTTCATTCAAGCGTTCATAGCCTTCAACTAGTTTATTCGTCCTACGAACTGACTTTATTGTTGCTGCAGTTTCGGCATGAATATTGTGTTCAAAACCATGACTGTACAGACAGTTATCTTTGTAAATACTGTTCGGCTTTCTTAACTTATACCCCAAAGCAAAAAAGCTAGCTGTTAAGTCGTTCTTCCTGAGTGAGGAAATAACTTTAGGGGTCACATTATCGTCCATACCATCATCATACGTTAGATAAAAAACGAGATCTGGAAAGTCATCCCCAGAAATTTCATTTTGTGAAAGCAACTTAATTTCGCTACTTACTTTTGAAGATAAAATAAATAGCCTTAGTTGCTCGCGTATATAACTAG from Vibrio rarus includes the following:
- a CDS encoding helix-turn-helix transcriptional regulator, whose protein sequence is MSKQILRYQKILESIPCYPDSISSLELRDTLISYGLLATDTDDKSQLRTVQRYINKVVEDNTSIETEDDCRPYRYQIAQGHRHPIKPDGMSSVVSLQVIEKEIKSMLPPTLRSDVDAIFSSLKQEDTKQTKLWSERFCYFQQELPLEAPHVGNEFFKQIEQALLNRKDIEFCYQKRGATEPKAYELTPLGLFLHGNSFYLIGMTPNQPNNIRTYALHRIHTLKVGFSSHNTLDKFNVKEYVEKNARHFSGGNMQTVILKIDNLNGLHLIEETRLSPTQKIIDQDEKYTTVETEVRDSLTFEWWLMKNANIVEVISPIPLRNKIIQTLHASLRFYGQS
- a CDS encoding polysaccharide deacetylase family protein; the protein is MQKNNKITILLVFILFTLPSQGVAKLVFDSPAIIEQDERIYNISSIDEFNKASETEILIHAFVLNKLEKENFHSLDFDMDVDSEVSREWVEIQKKMLLNNYSYASGNSLEWSDLIYKAIAREDINSKVNSIRFHTSYIREQLRLFILSSKVSSEIKLLSQNEISGDDFPDLVFYLTYDDGMDDNVTPKVISSLRKNDLTASFFALGYKLRKPNSIYKDNCLYSHGFEHNIHAETAATIKSVRRTNKLVEGYERLNEKHAFRPPYGMRSKKTSLELQALDIPIVLWNIDSQDWHKSMTSNLVSDRVISLMLLKRRGVILFHDTNDKSLPLIDTIGNYSHSGLISIGQCKGLITK